The genome window TGGCCGTCACCTTGTAGCCGGGCGCGGTGGTGGAGACGTGCAGGCCGAACTTCTCGCCCGGCAGCACGCTGACCCGGTCGGCCCAGCCCTCGATCGCCCGGTCGGGGCCGGCGTTGCCGATCTGCCAGCCGGGCGTGCCGGGCTTGTCGTTCTCCCGCTGCGCGGCAGTGGGGGCGGCACTGCCGGACGGCGCGGGCGAGCCGTCCGCCGCCACCGCGGCGGTGGTCCCGCCGCCCTTGGCCCCGCCCGTCCCGCAGGCGGCCAGTCCGGCGCCGGCGGCCGCGACTCCGGCGGCACCGCCGGCGGCCCAGCCGAGGAAGCGCCGCCTGGACCGGGCGGCGCGGTGGCCCCGCGGTCCGTCGGGGCGTTCTGCGTCACGGCGGTGCTCGGCCATCCCGGTTCCTCCTGCGCCTCGGTGGGGAAAGTCGGCGCCATACTCCCCCACGATCCGTCAGGGCACCTCACCGGGTGAGGGTGACGCTCCCGCCGTCCACCGTACGTGCCCGGCCGGTGGTGCGTCCGGGCCAGTGGTGGGCCGCCAGCCGGGGCCAGCAGACCAGCACGGCGGGCAGTGCGAGGTAGCCGAACCGCCCGGCCGGGGCGAGCAGGAAGGCGGTGGTCAGCCCGGCCGCCAGCCGGTCCGCGGCGGCGGCCGCGCCGGCCGGCGGGCGGCGCAGGGCCCAGCCGGCCACCGCCAGGCAGCCGGCCAGTATCAGCAGCAGCGCGGCGCTGTGCCCGGCCGGTCCGAGGTCGGCGATCAGCTTGCCGGGCAGCGGGCTGCCGGCCGGCGTGCGCACCGGGGTCAGCCCGAGCGGGTAGCGCACCACCTGCAGCCGCAGGTCCTGCGGCCGGCTCAGCGCGAACGGCAGGATCACCGCGGCGGCGAGCGCGACGGTGACGGCCGCGGTGCGCAGCGCCGCCCGGTTGCCGTGCCGGCGGCGCAGCAGCAGCAGCGCCACCGGCAGCGCCGGCCAGGCCGTCCACTTGAGGGTGCAGGCGAGCGCCAGCACCAGCCCGGCGGCGAGCGGCCGGCCCCGCGCGGCCAGTGCCAGGGCCAGGCAGCAGACCCCGATCAGCGGCAGGTCCACGCCGCCGACGGTCAGGCTGAGCGCGATCAGCGGGGAGCCGGTGAGCAGCGCCAGCGGCAGCAGCGGGCTGGCCCGGTCGGGGCTGAGCAGCCGCCAGCTGACGGCCAGGCAGCCGAGGAAGGCGGCGGCGAACCAGACCCGGGCGTCGCCGAGCAGCAGCGCGGCCGGGCCGCCGGTGCCCAGCAGCGCCCGGGGCAGCCCGAACAGCGCCATCGCGGGCAGGTAGGGGTTGAAGTCGGTGACCGCGACCGGGTCGGGCAGGTACGGGGTGCCGGTGTGCAGTAGTAGGGCGGCGGCCCGCTCCACCACGCCGACCTCGGACTGCGCCCGCCGCTGCACCGCCAGCAGAGTGAGCGGCAGCAGCACCGCACCGCCGAGGGTGATCAGCGCGGCGGCCCGCCCGGCCGCCCACCGGGGCAGCAGCAGCACGGCCAGGCCGGCCAGCAGGTAGGCGGGGGCGGCGGTCTCGCCCCACAGGCGCTGGTTGGCCAGCCGGGAGACCAGCGGGAAGCCGCCCGCCCAGCCGGCCGCGACCAGGCAGGCGAGCAGTTGGACGGGGCGGCGGCGGCCGAGCCCGGCGGCCCGGTCGGCCCAGCGCGCCCAGGCCGGGCCGGGCGGCCGCGGGGGCCGCCCGGCCCGCTGGCGCGGCAGGCCCGCGCCCTGCCGCCGGTCCGGGCCGCGGGGCTGACGAGGGGTCACCATGCCTGGAAGGGTAGGGCGGTGGGGTGCCGGACGGCGGGAGGCCTGGTCCGTACGGCGCAGTCCGGTCAGCCCCGGACGGCGGGCACCGGCTGCTCGGCGGGGGTGCGGGTGAGCCGGGAGTGGCGGATGCCGTAGCCGAAGTAGCCCGCGGCGGCGATCAGCATCGCGACGCCGAAGAAGGCGAAGGTCAGCGCGTGCAGGCCCTTGATCAGGTAGGCGCAGAAGGCGACGCTGAGCAGCGGGGTGACCGGGTAGCCGGGCACCTTGAAGCCGCGCTCCAGTGCGGGGTTGGTGCGCCGCAGCACCATCACCCCGATGCTGACCACCGAGAACGCCACCAGGGTGCCCATCGAGGTCAGGTCGGTCAGCACGTCCAGCGGCACCACGGCGGCGAGCAGGGCCACGCCCGCGCCGACCACCAGGGTGTTCCAGACCGGGGTGCCGGTGCGCGGCGAGACGGCGGCGAACCGGGCCGGCAGCAGCCCGTCCCGGCCCATCGAGTAGAGGATCCGGGTCTGGCCGTAGACCACGACCAGGGTGACGCTGAAGATCGACACGATCGCGCCGAGCGCGAACACCAGGGCCGGCCAGGTCTGTCCGGTCAGGTCCTGCAGGATCTGCGCCAGCCCGGCCTCCTGCCCGTCGAACCTGCCCCACGGCTGGGCGCCGACGGCGGCCAGCGCCACCGCCACGTACAGCAGGGTGACCACGACCAGCGAGATCACGATCGCCAGCGGCAGGTTCCGGCGCGGGTTGCGGACCTCCTCGCCGGCGGTGGAGACGGCGTCCAGGCCGATGAAGGAGAAGAAGATGCTGGAGGCCGCGACGCCGACGCCGGACCAGCCGAACGGCATGAAGTCGTGCAGGTTGCCGGAGTGGTAGCCGGTCAGGCCGACCGCCACGAAGAGCACCAGCACCACGATCTTGATACCGACCATGGCCGCGTTGACCCGGGCGGACTCGCTGACCCCGCGCACCAGCAGCAGCACCACCAGCGCGACCAGCACCACGGCCGGCAGGTTGACGTAGCCGCCGTGGCCGGGCGGGGCGGCCAGCCAGTCCGGCACCCGGAAGCCGAAGGCCAGCTCGAAGAACTTGTTCAGGTACTGCCCCCAGCTGACCGCGATGGCCGAGGCGGAGACCCCGTACTCCAGCAGCAGGCAGACCCCGACGCCGAAGGCGGTGGCCTCGCCGAGGGTGGCGTAGGCGTACGAGTAGGAGGAGCCGGACACCGGGATGGCCGAGGCCAGCTCGGCGTAGCAGAGCGCGGTCAGGCCGGCGGTGACGGCGGCCAGCAGGAAGGAGACCACCACGGCCGGGCCGGCCTCCGGCACGGCGGCGCTGAGCACGAAGAAGATGCCGGTGCCGACGGTGGCGCCGATGCCGATCGCGGAGAGCTGCCAGAGCCCGATCGATCGGCGCAGCTGCCCGCCGTCGGTGCGGCTGCCGTCGCTCTCCGCGATCAGCGTGGCGACGGGCTTCCGCCGCAGCAGGGCCTGGCCGAGGGTGGGGGTGGTGCTCACGGGGTGCCGCTTCCTGATGGTTTATAAGGCTTACCGCATAAATATACCTTTCAGGAGGAGCTGCCCAGGACCGCCTGCATCACCGAGCGGGCGATCGGCGCGGCCAGGGCCCCGCCCGTCACGTCGGTCGCCGAGCTGTCCGCGATCACCACGGCCACCGCGACCGGCGGCACGTTCGAGGAACCGCTCGGCTTCGCCCAGGAGATGAACCAGGCGTACGGCACCCCGCTGTTGTCCACCCCGTGCTGCGCGGTGCCGGTCTTCCCGCCGACCGTGGCGCCGGGGATCCGGGCGTTGGTGCCGGTGCCGTTGCTCACCACGTCGGCCATCAGCTGCTGCACCTGGCCGGCCACCGCCGGGCTGATCGCCTGCTTGTAGACCTGCGGCCGCATCAGCTGCACCGTCGAGCCGTCGGACTTCGCCAACTTGTCCACAAGCTGGGGATACATCACCGTGCCGTTGTTCGCGACGCCCGCCGCGACCATCGCCATCACCAGCGGGGTGGCGGCGGTGTCGAACTGGCCGATCGAGGAGAGCGCCACCTGGGACTGGTTCATCGAGGTGTCGAAGTTGCTCCGGGCGGCCCGCACCGGGGTGTCCAGCCGGGCGTCGTTGAACCCGAAGGCCTGCGCGGTCGACACCATCTTGTCCAGGCCGACCTGGGTGCCGAGGTAGCCGAGCACGCTGTTGCAGGACAGCGTCATGGCGGTGTCGAGGTCCATGTTCGGGGTGTCGCAGGCGCTGGTGTCGTTGACCAGCGCGGTGGTGGTGCCCGGCAGCACGAACGGGAAGGGCGCGCTGGTCGGCGCGTTGATGTCGCTGACCACGCCGTTCGCCAGGGCGGCCGCCGCGGTGACCACCTTGAAGGTCGAGCCCGGCGGGTAGGTCTGCCGCAGCGCCCGGTTGAGCATCGGCTGGTCGCTGTCGTCCTGCAGCTTGGTCCAGGCCTGCTGGTCGGCGGTGGACGAGCCGGCGAAGCTGCCCGGGTCGTAGGACGGGGTGCTGGCCAGCGCCAGGATCCGCCCGGTGGCCGGTTCGATCGCGGCCACCGCGCCCTTCTGGCTGCCCAGGCCCTGCATCGCGGCCTGCTGGGCGGCCGGGTCGATGGTGGTGAACACCTGCCCGCCCGGGTTCTGCTTGCGGGTGATCGCGCTCCACACCGCCCAGCCGGCCAGCCGGTTGTCGGTGCCGCTGAGCAGCGCGTCCTCGGTGCCCTCCAGCTGGGTGTTGCCGTAGATCTGCGAGGAGAAGCCGGTCACCGCCGCGTACAGCGGGCCGTCCGGGTAGCTGCGCTTGTAGTCGTAGCGCCCGCCGGTGGCGGTCGAGCCGGTCACCGGCTTGCCGGCCACCAGGATGTCGCCGCGCGGCTGGTCGTAGCGCTCGATCGCCTTGCGCTGGTTGGCCGGGTTGTCGTCGTAGCCCTTGGCCTGGAAGAACTGCACCCGGGTGGCCTGGGCCGCCAGCAGCACGGAGAGCAGCAGGCAGAAGGTGCCGGCCCGGCGGCCGGTGATGTTGATGCCCGGACGACGCTGCTGGTCGGGGTGCCGGCCCGGAGTTCGGTTGTTCACGGCTGCTCCTCCCGGGGCCGGCGGGCCAGGTCACTCATCCGCACCAGCAGCGCCACGATGATCCAGTTGGTCACCACCGAGGAGCCGCCCTGGGCGATGAACGGCAGGGTGGCGCCGGTCAGCGGGATCAGCGCCAGCACCCCGCCGGCCACCACGAACACCTGCAGGCCGACCACGGTGGCCAGGCCGATCGCCAGCAGCCGCCCGAACGGGTCGCTGAGCGCGATCCCGGTGCGGTAACCCCGGCCGACCAGCAGGGCGTAGAGCAGGAAGAGCGCCAGCAGGCCGGTCAGCCCCAGCTCCTCGCCGATGGTGGCGAGCACGAAGTCGGACTTGGCGGCGAAGCCGATCAGGATCGAGTGCCCCTTGCCCAGCCCCTCGCCGAGCAGCCCGCCCCAGGCGAAGGCGAACAGCGACTGGGCGATCTGGTTGGCGCCCTGGCCGGCCTGGATCGAGGCCAGCGGGTGCAGCCACTGCTCCACCCGGGAGTGCACGTGCGGCGAGAGCCAGCCGACCACGGTGACGCCGGCGCCGGCCAGCACCAGGCCGATCGCGATCCAGCCGATCCGGGCGGTGGCCACGTAGAGCATCACCACGAAGATGCCGAAGTAGAGCAGCGACATCCCCAGGTCGGTCTCCAGCACCAGCACCCCGACGAACGCCGCCCAGACCAGCAGCACCGGCCCGAGCACCCGGCCGGGCGGCAGCCGGAACTTCCAGATCTGGCGCCCCGTCAGGGCCAGCGCGTCGCCGTGCGCGGCGAGGTAGGCGGCGAAGAAGACCACCAGCAGCACCTTGGCGAACTCACCGGGCTGGATCGAGAACGAGCCCACGGTGATCCAGATCCGCGAGCCGTAGACCGCCGGGAAGAAGATCGGCACGATCAGCAGCACCAGCGCCACCAGCACCCCGCTGTACGCGTACCGGCTGAGCCACCGGTGGTCCCGCAGCAGCACGGTGACCGCGATGAAGAGCCCCACCCCGAGGGTGGACCAGAGCAGTTGGGTCGGCGCCGCCGAGCTGTGCGGGGTGGCCCGGTCCAGCCGGTAGATGACGACCAGTCCGGTCCCGTTGAGCAGCACCGCGATCGGCAGCAGCAGCGGATCGGCGTACTTGGCCTTCCAGCGCACCAGGAAGTGGGCGAGCAGCGCGAGCCCGCACAGCGCCCCGCCGTAGCGGGCCGCGTCGGCGGGCGCCCGGCCGTCGATGTTGACGCCGACCTCCACGTACCCGAAGACCGCGATCGCGACCGCGCACAGCACCAGCGCGAGTTCCGTGGTGCGACCGGTGCGCGGCCGCCGGGCGGCCGGCTCGGACCGGTCGGCCGCGGCTGCGGATGCGGCTGGGGTGGCCATGCGGGGGCTCCGGCGGTGGGTGGGGTGGCGTCAGGCGGGCTGCCGGGCCGACGTCAGGCGGGTTTCTGAGCTGGCGTCAGGCGGGTTGCTGGGCCTTGGCCATCTCCTTGAGGTGCTCCTCCGCCTCGTGCGAGAGCGAGGTCTGGATGATCTGGCCGCCGAACTTCGCCAGCGCCGGCACCACCTTGTCGGCGGTGGCCTTGCGGACCAGCAGGAAGACGGCGGCCGCGCCCGGGCGCAGGTGCTCGCCGACCCGGCGCATGAAGTCGTCGTCCACGCCGATGTCGGTGGAGGCGCCGACCGCCGCGCCGGTGGCGCCGCCGACGGCCGCGCCGATCAGCGGCATGAAGAAGAGCAGGCCGATCACCCCGCCCCAGAGCGCGCCGGAGGCGGCGGCCATGCCGGTGGTGCTGGTGGCCTGGTGCAGCTTGATCCGGCCGTCCTCGCGGCGCTCCACCACGACGATGTCCTCCAGCTCGATGAGCTGCTGCTTCTGCAGGGCGAGGGCTTCGTTGCGGACTTGCTGGGCGGTGGCGAGGTCCGGGTAGGCGATCGCGAAGAGGTTGCTCACGGGTGGGGTCCTTCCGACTCGACTGGTCAGCTCGAAGGCATCTCGAAGGCATGCAGTCGCCACCGTAGTGAGTATTTAACCTATTTATCCATCACCTGTGACGGTGTGTCCGGTTTTGGACCCGGCGCCCTGTCAGTCGCAGACGGCCTGCGGCCAGCGGCCGTCCAGCAGCCGGTCGAGCATCCCGTGCAGCAGTTCCCGCTCGCCGGGCTCCAGCCGGGCGAAGAACGCCTGCTCGGTCGCGGTCGCCACCTCCTCGACGGCGGCCCGCGCCTCCCGGCCCCGGTCGGTCAGCCGCAGGATGTAGCGGCGGCGGTCGGCGGGGTTGCGCTGCCGCTCCACCTGGCCGGCCTTCTCCAGCTCGTCGATCAGCGCCACCACCGTGGTGGGGTCCAGGTTGAGCACCTGGCTCAGGTCCTGCTGGGAGAGCTCGGCCTGGCCGGCCAGCGCGGAGAG of Kitasatospora viridis contains these proteins:
- a CDS encoding glycosyltransferase 87 family protein, whose translation is MVTPRQPRGPDRRQGAGLPRQRAGRPPRPPGPAWARWADRAAGLGRRRPVQLLACLVAAGWAGGFPLVSRLANQRLWGETAAPAYLLAGLAVLLLPRWAAGRAAALITLGGAVLLPLTLLAVQRRAQSEVGVVERAAALLLHTGTPYLPDPVAVTDFNPYLPAMALFGLPRALLGTGGPAALLLGDARVWFAAAFLGCLAVSWRLLSPDRASPLLPLALLTGSPLIALSLTVGGVDLPLIGVCCLALALAARGRPLAAGLVLALACTLKWTAWPALPVALLLLRRRHGNRAALRTAAVTVALAAAVILPFALSRPQDLRLQVVRYPLGLTPVRTPAGSPLPGKLIADLGPAGHSAALLLILAGCLAVAGWALRRPPAGAAAAADRLAAGLTTAFLLAPAGRFGYLALPAVLVCWPRLAAHHWPGRTTGRARTVDGGSVTLTR
- a CDS encoding APC family permease — its product is MSTTPTLGQALLRRKPVATLIAESDGSRTDGGQLRRSIGLWQLSAIGIGATVGTGIFFVLSAAVPEAGPAVVVSFLLAAVTAGLTALCYAELASAIPVSGSSYSYAYATLGEATAFGVGVCLLLEYGVSASAIAVSWGQYLNKFFELAFGFRVPDWLAAPPGHGGYVNLPAVVLVALVVLLLVRGVSESARVNAAMVGIKIVVLVLFVAVGLTGYHSGNLHDFMPFGWSGVGVAASSIFFSFIGLDAVSTAGEEVRNPRRNLPLAIVISLVVVTLLYVAVALAAVGAQPWGRFDGQEAGLAQILQDLTGQTWPALVFALGAIVSIFSVTLVVVYGQTRILYSMGRDGLLPARFAAVSPRTGTPVWNTLVVGAGVALLAAVVPLDVLTDLTSMGTLVAFSVVSIGVMVLRRTNPALERGFKVPGYPVTPLLSVAFCAYLIKGLHALTFAFFGVAMLIAAAGYFGYGIRHSRLTRTPAEQPVPAVRG
- a CDS encoding penicillin-binding transpeptidase domain-containing protein — its product is MNITGRRAGTFCLLLSVLLAAQATRVQFFQAKGYDDNPANQRKAIERYDQPRGDILVAGKPVTGSTATGGRYDYKRSYPDGPLYAAVTGFSSQIYGNTQLEGTEDALLSGTDNRLAGWAVWSAITRKQNPGGQVFTTIDPAAQQAAMQGLGSQKGAVAAIEPATGRILALASTPSYDPGSFAGSSTADQQAWTKLQDDSDQPMLNRALRQTYPPGSTFKVVTAAAALANGVVSDINAPTSAPFPFVLPGTTTALVNDTSACDTPNMDLDTAMTLSCNSVLGYLGTQVGLDKMVSTAQAFGFNDARLDTPVRAARSNFDTSMNQSQVALSSIGQFDTAATPLVMAMVAAGVANNGTVMYPQLVDKLAKSDGSTVQLMRPQVYKQAISPAVAGQVQQLMADVVSNGTGTNARIPGATVGGKTGTAQHGVDNSGVPYAWFISWAKPSGSSNVPPVAVAVVIADSSATDVTGGALAAPIARSVMQAVLGSSS
- a CDS encoding FtsW/RodA/SpoVE family cell cycle protein, whose protein sequence is MATPAASAAAADRSEPAARRPRTGRTTELALVLCAVAIAVFGYVEVGVNIDGRAPADAARYGGALCGLALLAHFLVRWKAKYADPLLLPIAVLLNGTGLVVIYRLDRATPHSSAAPTQLLWSTLGVGLFIAVTVLLRDHRWLSRYAYSGVLVALVLLIVPIFFPAVYGSRIWITVGSFSIQPGEFAKVLLVVFFAAYLAAHGDALALTGRQIWKFRLPPGRVLGPVLLVWAAFVGVLVLETDLGMSLLYFGIFVVMLYVATARIGWIAIGLVLAGAGVTVVGWLSPHVHSRVEQWLHPLASIQAGQGANQIAQSLFAFAWGGLLGEGLGKGHSILIGFAAKSDFVLATIGEELGLTGLLALFLLYALLVGRGYRTGIALSDPFGRLLAIGLATVVGLQVFVVAGGVLALIPLTGATLPFIAQGGSSVVTNWIIVALLVRMSDLARRPREEQP
- a CDS encoding DUF1269 domain-containing protein, which translates into the protein MSNLFAIAYPDLATAQQVRNEALALQKQQLIELEDIVVVERREDGRIKLHQATSTTGMAAASGALWGGVIGLLFFMPLIGAAVGGATGAAVGASTDIGVDDDFMRRVGEHLRPGAAAVFLLVRKATADKVVPALAKFGGQIIQTSLSHEAEEHLKEMAKAQQPA
- a CDS encoding MarR family winged helix-turn-helix transcriptional regulator, whose product is MSLRADFLLAERTGVLLFKAGLLVQEEAERAFQAAGSSLRTFMVLSALAGQAELSQQDLSQVLNLDPTTVVALIDELEKAGQVERQRNPADRRRYILRLTDRGREARAAVEEVATATEQAFFARLEPGERELLHGMLDRLLDGRWPQAVCD